The DNA segment TAAGCAACCACGTTATGCATCAATCTATAAGTGAAATGAAAAAGTAGAAGCATAATCATGCGCACCACTGGTAACACCAAACTTCACATTCAAGAAATAATTTGAGGGcatataaaaagaagaaaatttataaCAAGAATACAGTAAAAGATGCATGTACATGCACCACCATGATATGGTTGAGTGAAGCCATGTTGGCAGTTTCAGGATGAATTTGGAAACAAGGACATCTAGAAATCAACCTATAATACagttgaattgaaaattttttgttctcatAAAAGGATCAatagttttaactttttagtaaaataacaaaatccAAGACAAGAAAATAGTTAGTACAGTAAAAATAACATAGCCCATAAATACAACAACCAAGTCAAAACAGCAGACAAAACCCACTAATCCAGCAACTATACTGCATTAATGCTCATtgcgggtacgggtgcgggtaccggtgtgggtacggaccattttcaaaaaacttagaTGCGGGGGTACGccagtacacacacacacacacacacatatatatatatatatatcaaaaaattacaaacagaataacatattcacacatacatatatatcaaaaattacaaacagatgGAAAATGGAAATCGTGTTATTGGAAGAAAGTTTTAAggaggaaaggaaaaatcagCACTCCAAGAAATTCAGTTGCAACGATCTGCAATATACAAAAGGACACAAAAGCAACGATTTCAAACATGACCCTGTTCTCACGGGACAAAATTGCAGCACACAACTGGTTATTAGACCGAAGACGCACAGCAGGTTCTATCTACAACTATCAAGAAGTGCCACTGTGGCAAATAATTCACATTCAGCATTACGAGAAAAGAGGAACCAGAAATGAAACCAGGCAAAGAAGGAACAAAACCAGGAAAAGCAAGAAGAGGGAAAGGATTGACATTGAAAACtgaaataaaacagaaaagcgCATTTAGCCAAGTTCAGGAACTAAGAAATCAACTGAAGTGGTAAATCTGTCTGTTAAAACCCCTAAAACCTTACAAAGAACCCAACAGAAAGTGAAGGTAAAAAAACACGTCAATCTTCTTAATAATAAAGCTGACGAAGGAAGATTCAGGTTTGCCGCCATACCTTTGAGAAGGGCTGAcgaagaagggaaggaaaaaacaaaCTAAGGATTCCAGGTTGCTTTCTTCACATCTTagaagtgaaaaggaaaaaacatagaGAATGTTTTTCCATTGAACATCGTAACCAAATTACTATCACTACAATCCCCAAAATTTCATAATGGAACATTAACCTAAGGATTCCAGGTTGCTTCCTTCACATCTtaaaagtgaaaaggaaaaaacatataGTATGTTTTTCCATTGAACATCGTAACCAAATTACTATCACTACAAGCCCCAAAATTTCATAATGGAACATTAACCTAACGATTCCAGGTTGCTTTCTTCACATCTTAGaagttaaaaggaaaaaacatagaTAATGTTTTTCCATTGGACATCGTAACCAAATTACTATCACTACCATCCCCAAAATTTCATAATGGAGCATTAACCTAAGGATTCCTGGTTGCTTTCTTCACATCTTAGAAGTGAAAAGGGAAGAACATAGAGAATGTTTTTCCATTGGACATTGTAACCAAATTACTATCACTACCATCCCCAAAATTTCACAATGGAACATTAACCTAAGGATTCCAGGTTGCTTTCTTCACATCCTagaagtgaaaaaggaaaaaacatagaGTACATCAAGCTTCCCCAATACCATTGTAAAGCTTGCCTATTCACCTGATATAGACTTTCACCATCAGACATAAAATATGAATGCAAAAATAAGTTACGGAtataattgataaaaaaaagatcTTCGGGATAGCTCCTGCTGTGAAAATGAAGATTAGCAGAGAAGAAGATAAATCCCATGACCATCAATAAAATGTGCTGATCCTCAAAAATATGCTGAGTACTTCACAATCAAAGAAAGGACGTACCTTTAAATCCTAAAAACAAATTGACTTGCTTGTCTTATGTGAACACTCATACACATCAAATCAAAGTACTCAAAGGTAAGATAAGATGAAGTCGGTAAAGTAGAAGCATCACAaagcccaaaaaaagaaaaaaacttgatttatataaaaattttagagaAAGACAATTTTACCGGGTCAGTTGCATCAGGGAGAATCCTCTTAAGTTGAGAAAATGCAAAACTAACAGCTGCTTCATCTGATAACTTCTCAATGTCATTTGCAAGCCGGCCTGCAGGCATGTATACCAGAACAGGGTATCCTGTTGCCTTGTGGAGATTCAAAAAATAGCCACATTCGTAAGTCGATGGAGCAACCACTCCTAGAAACTCAACATTAGGCCAGAAAACCTTCTCAAAATGCAGAATAATCTTATTCTCCACACCCACTCCTAAGTCTGCAATTGCTGCTTCCTTCCACTCAGGCAGCTTAGGCTCGAACTTTATAACCTTGGATTTCAGAACTCCAAGGGGCACTGTAATGACAGCTGCATCTGCTGTGAAAACTTTTCCATTCTCAACAGTGACTTGAACTCCATGATACCTCCAGGAGATCTGTGTAACCCTGAAAATTGCTTAAGCATAAGAGCCACATTCTCAATCATAATATAGAAATAATGCAGGCAAAGAAGAATCCTTTTAGGGAGGCTTCGATTTATAATCCTCCAAAAGATAATGGTAGGATTTCCAAGCCTTTAAAGTCATTGAACAATATATTGATCCTAATTTTGGACAAGTCATCATCTCAGTTTGGCCAACTAAACAACTGAAAAATCCAGATATGGATTTCCAAATTCTCAACAAACTATTAACCATTGTGATACAAACCCATCCTAAATCTAGTTGACAACTTCACTAATGAGCAAGTATCTTTATTCAAGGTTTAGGAGTCAGTTATGGAACAAATAAATGATGTGGATGAGAGCATGCAAAACATTGTCATTTTTAAGCTTTTTCACACCTGTGTCCAAGGCGGATGTCCAGAACCTTAGCAAGCGTATTAATAACTGGAAGATACCCTCTTATCATCAGCCCATGTCCACCAGGGAGCAGCACTTCCTGTATATAGATCCCATGGGCAAGTAAAAGTTACTGTCAAACTTCTAGCAGGCAAACCAACACAGTAGCCAAATTTCGTCTCACACCTGATCccaattttttaatgaaatagtGTCTGCATCAGCAGCAAACCAACCCTCCATTCTGCATAAATACCACTGCAAAACCTTGTGGGCCAGTCCTTCTTGCctataagaatgaaaaaaatggctaattgaaaaaaaaaaagtggctaACTAAGAAGAATACAATGTGGATCGTGACAAAAAGCTGCCAGAAGGAAAAATACAATCTTTGGAGCTGGGCAATTTTCCCAGAAGAAAAAATACAATTAAAACCAACATAGTATCTCCTTTCAGACCTTAAATCTGGCCGCCTTTCCAGGACAATTGAAAAGGTCTTACGCATAGATACATCTTCGCTAATTTCATCCCTTAGTTTATCAGACTGGACCATCAAAGAGAAGAGTTAGTTTATATAGATAAGTGAACAATTGGAAACTAAACTGCAACAATAAAGACGAAGGCACATTACCTCTTTCagaattttttcaaatatctcaCCAACCTCGGCAACTAATTCTTGAGGAACTTGGTTCCCATCCATATCAAAAAGCGCATAACTGCAGCAGCATTAAATACCAAGATATGGACAAACAAGAAGTTCAGTAGAACTATAGAAGAAACCTATCTCAAACTTAAAGAAGCCGCCAATAGAACTATATGAAATTGTACTTCAGGGGAAAAAAAATACCTCTCTAAGTCATGGTCATACAAAACGGAGTTGTCTCCACTAGTACGGTATAAGGGGAGTCCAAGTCTTCCTATCACGGGTGCTAAAGGATTTTCTTCACAAACACCATGCAACCTGGGGACAAAAGTTGAATGATTAGACAGGAGATGGCTTCCCAGCCAACAAAACCAGTGATTAGAACCACGAAAACTATGCACATGGACCTGAAAAGCTCATTATGACAATCCAAAGCTCTAAATACGATAGCAGCACATTTAACATTACAATCTACTAATGGATGGTGATTTGCGGACAGGGGATTCCAGATGATGTAACTCTACTTGAATTACTATAAGCTAAAAGGCCCTAAACCTCACCATGATGCACCTAGGTCAACGGGAAAACCAAACGAATAGTCTGTGCATACGCGGCCTCCGATCCTGTTCCGCGACTCCAGCAGAACAACCTGAAATGACACCAAGACAAGCATCAGCAGAAAGACGagcaacaaatgaagaaaagggcCTAACTAATTTATAACCTGGATAGAGGCATCGTGAAGCGCACGAGCAGCAGCTATACCAGCAATGCCACCGCCGATGACAATAACGGAAGGGGATGACTTTGTCCTCGCACCTCTTGTATAACAAGATGCTGACAAACAGAGACCAAGTTAGACCCTTGGGATCAGTACATATTTAATCCATGACTTTGCATCATGACGATACACACCCGCGAAGCTGAAGCTGAGAGCTATTCAAGCGAGGCCAGGCACACATCCAAGCCAAGCTTTCGCATTCTTTAAGCCTAAGCTGAAGCATTTCGGTGCTCAGTATAAAGTTTACAGGACGCATATATACACCATTTCAGCTTTGCACACCGCTGGACCAAACACTTTCGAGTTAAGGAAGACCTACGCTAAACTAGCTCAACTAAAGGAAGAGGAAATAATGAACATGATGAGACATAAACCAACTCTTCCTCAAGTAGTCGCGCCAAAAGAGCTACCAGTGTGATGACCAGGCACCTTCAGTTTTCTAATCCTTCAACCTATGCGTGTTCTACAAtgttattttcacattaatcGGACACAAATTTGTCCTCTCAAAAAACAATGGTTTGAAtcatattttctgaaaataaaatcataatttttttatccaTCAGATTTTAAATGCATCCTATAAGTTTTGATCTTTGGTGTCCTGGCTCTTTCCTGTAACAGTTTGTGGTAATGTGTTTTCCAAAAGACCTTTCTTTTGTTCAAATAAGCCTTGTTGGTATTAGTTATTTTGACCATGTAATCAGTCGATCAGATTGTTTTGGGGCAAGGGCAAAACAATTTGATGAGCACAATTTACATGATTGATTTAACAAATAACAATGTTTAAGACACATCATTTCAACGCgtaataacaaaataaaaaatccaaagcACAAATAATGTGTAGAAAATCATTGACTTCCAAAAGTTACCCCAGAACAACAAAAGCACATCAAGTAAATTAATTGTTGTTTAGCCAGGGGCATATGAGCGCACATggagcaaatatatatatatatatatatatatatatatgtgtgtgtgccgCCACACAGTTTGGTCACCAATCCAGACGCTTCAAAAATCTTATACGCAAATTAACCAACggaaatattattttcatgatAAAAGAACATAAAGGACACTGTAATAAACACTTTTGTTACGAGATGTATAATTTTATAAGAATCTAAAATCagctaaaaaaaattcttagatTTTCAACTCGTGCGTATTAACAAACTCGGGAAGGTGAAATTGTATGGAGTCGAAGCTCCTTTCAAGTTCCTTGGCTCAAGTCACTCGTGAGTAAAATCGACAAGGCACTGTTATCAGTATGGCAGATAAATTGTACCATGCCCGaatcaaaagaaacaagacTCCGCTTTTTGCGATGATAAAACAACCCGCCGGATCGCATACTAAATATCTATAGTTTTGACATCCTACTACTTCCATGACAAGAACTACGAGAGAAAAAAGCAGAACAAGTGATGATAACGCATCAAATCAATTTAAACAGAGAAACTCATACGAAGTCACAAAAATCCTCCCCAGATCAAGGGGTTACTAATGGATGAGACTCACCCGAGTTCGATAGGCATAAATTTCGCTCCCTCGAGTCCATCTGGACGAGATCCCGTATAAGAACCCTCTAACAGATTTATACAGGGCAAGAGAGAATTGAGGCGAGAAATGGAGCGTGAAGATCAGGAGGCACGTGATGAAGTGGCCCGAATTCGAAGGAAACCCCGGACGGACGGAACAGTTCATACGTAAAAACGAGATTAGGGAAACCGATCAGAAAACGAAAAGTTCCGATCACAGAATGTAAGGCAAACCCAACCCTAACCGTTCTCCTCGATCCAGTCGCGGAACCCACGGTCGTCAAggaatcagagagagagagcaaagagaagagaaagaagagaaaaggttaGAGAGAGAGGCATTGGCTCTCTCTTCTGCAATTTTCTCTGATTCCCTTCCGTTgcactttcttcttttccttttgcgGCTTCCACCTCCTCCCAATTTCACCTTTTATAATCTC comes from the Nymphaea colorata isolate Beijing-Zhang1983 chromosome 14, ASM883128v2, whole genome shotgun sequence genome and includes:
- the LOC116267545 gene encoding polyamine oxidase 2-like, giving the protein MDSRERNLCLSNSASCYTRGARTKSSPSVIVIGGGIAGIAAARALHDASIQVVLLESRNRIGGRVCTDYSFGFPVDLGASWLHGVCEENPLAPVIGRLGLPLYRTSGDNSVLYDHDLESYALFDMDGNQVPQELVAEVGEIFEKILKESDKLRDEISEDVSMRKTFSIVLERRPDLRQEGLAHKVLQWYLCRMEGWFAADADTISLKNWDQEVLLPGGHGLMIRGYLPVINTLAKVLDIRLGHRVTQISWRYHGVQVTVENGKVFTADAAVITVPLGVLKSKVIKFEPKLPEWKEAAIADLGVGVENKIILHFEKVFWPNVEFLGVVAPSTYECGYFLNLHKATGYPVLVYMPAGRLANDIEKLSDEAAVSFAFSQLKRILPDATDPIQYLVSHWGTDVNSLGSYSYDAVAKAHDLYEKLRIPIDNLFFAGEATSMKYPGSVHGAFSTGIMAAEDCRMRVLERYGDLALLQPAIGEETNFSVPLLISRL